The Moorena producens PAL-8-15-08-1 genomic interval AGTGCATCATGGTTTATTTTGTCGAAGCATTTGGCAATGTCAGCATCAAGAACCCATTTGGGTTTTTTGTTGATGAAATTGAATATTGCTTCAATGGCATCATGACATGAGCGTCCTGGTCTGAACCCGTATGAATTGGGTTCAAATTTTTCTTCCCATTCAGGTTCAAGAGCCTGCTTGGCAAGTGCTTGTAATGCACGGTCGTACATAGTCGGGATACCTAAGGGGCGTTTTTCTGACCGTCCGGGTTTGGGAATCCATACCCTTCTGGTAGGTTGTGCCTTTTTGGAGACCTTGAGGCTGGCTACTAAGGCGAGGCGTTGCCTATTGGTTAAGGCTTTGAACCCGTCTATTCCGGCAGTCTTTTTGCCTTTATTCTCCTGGGTGACTCGTCTGACCGCAATCATTTTGGCTGACCAGGACTTCATCAGGGTCTTTTGGAGTTTTCTTACCACGCTCACGTCACCACGGCTCGAGGCTCGGTATATTCGTTTTTGTAACTTAAAAACGGTCATTTCCAGCTTTCGCCAATTGACCCTTCTCCATTCCGACTGTGGGGCGAACCCCTGAGTTTTAGACTTATTCATTACTACTTACAACCATACCCTTTCCTACAACGTGAGTCCGTCAGCATATCCTGGGCATTACCCCAGGCATTGGCTTCTGACTCAATCTCGCTCTCCTATGACTTGCGGTTAACTACCTACTCAACCATCGACCATGTTGAGAGTACATATGAGAGTTATTTCGTTCCTGATAACCATTCTGTGGACTTTTAGGGTGGTACTCTTCACCAGGAATATTCTTTGGGAAATCATTATGAGGCGGCAAAACCTCATAGTCCTTATTCCTTTGACTTTTGTCTGTAGCGTATCAGTCTATTTCGCTACATGCCTTTTACGATGATTCTGATGTACCTTTCTCTCGTACCCATGAGTCCTTTGCCTGTTACTAACTTTGCTTAGACTAGCTCTGCTTCACTATTCGACCCTTGCATCAATTCATGAGTTTGTTATGTTCATAAATCAGGGTAAGGCTGTCACTCGGATTTCACGAGGGATGGATTTTCACCATCATGGTTATCAAGTTGTCATGGTTCAGTTTCCCGACCAAGCGGTTAGTCCCCCAAACCCTTAATAGGTAAGGTTTATAACCAACGAAACGCACTTGCCGACAAAGCACGAATCATGATGTTTCGTGCGCCATTCCAATCCCGTGGTAATGAAAAACCACATTTTGGGCATTGGAATTTTTTGTTACCGCCTAATCTCTCGTGAATATGACCACACTCCGGGCAAGTTTTACTGGTATAAGATTCATTAACCAAGATCACCTTGACATCATGGCGATCTGCCATCTGAATCAAATGCTGACGGAATTTGTAATGACTCCAGGTAAGCAGATTGCGAGCTGTCTTCTTGTGCAATTTTCTAGCTGACTTGACTACCATCTCAGATGTGTCAAACGTTGGCAAAAAGATCAGCTTGTAATTACTGACAAGGAAAGAAGCTGACTTGTTGTGACAGTCCTTGATCAGGTCTTGAATTTTTTGGCGTAAACGATGGGCAGCCTTTCTCATTTCTCGTCTCTGCCGTTTGGCAGAGCTTAAGTCAATACGACTTATCAACCGATCTAAGTGCTGACAAAGTCTTTGAATTCTACCCATGTCGCCACAACCGATCTCGATATAATTCCTACCGTCAAAACCAGTAAGAAATCTCCTAATACCTGGGTCTAAGGCTATTACTTGATCCTGTTTAGTGGGAGTCGGTTCAATATACTCAGGAAAAATCCCGTACCATTTGCCTTTAATCCACACCAATTGAGTTCCATAGATGCACTGATCAGGAAAACCTTGAGGTGAACGGAAAGACAAACCTTTGACTTTGGTTGGATACCAACAGCCTTTCTGGAAGTTTCCCGCCTTGAACTTGATGACTTGCCTTGTCTGACGACAAGACTTAAATTTAGCAAAACCCTTGTTAGCTAATGCCTGTTTAACTGCATCAATAGCATCCGCTACCGCTTCCTGCAATTGGTGACCAGGTAGAGTTTTTACCCATTCTGGTCTGTCCGCTTTTCTGGCTAGTTTCTGCAAGTCGTAAGCACTACCTTGATAGCCGTTCTTGATAGTAGCTATTGACCAGTTATAAATCCATCTATAAGCGTTAAGCCAAGTTTTCCAGACTTTATGAAGCTCTTTAGATGGAAACACCCTGATTTTCTTGACACTGTTGGGTGTCAACTTCACTGTTTGGTTCCGAGGTTTGCTCTTGTATCGCTTTGCTGACTTGTTTTTGGTATTTTCGGAGTCCGTAAAGCCTAGCACAGAAACAGTGGAGGCAGGACTTGATATCTTCGACCAGTTCTTGTTCTGGGGATAATTTGCGTTCATTGAGAACCACGAGTTTGATCCCACCTTGCTGGCACAGCCATTCAAGTAAAGGGAATCCGAATCTGACGGCTCTGTCTGGGTAGGCGACGACAAGTGCACAGATATCAGCGCTGTATATCCGTTCCAATATTTTGAGGGACTTTCTCCGTTTAAAATTGAGTCGTGATCCAACTTCTGTAATAACTTCTGGGTTTGGGTATTTTGACCGTAAAAATTCAGCTTGTCGATCAAGGTCATCTCTTTGGGAGTGCTTAGAGACTCTTGCATAGCAGAGAGTGGGCTGATCTTGCGGGTCTGCTCCTTCAACGCCAAATCGTCTTTGCTTGCTTTGTGTTCTGATGCTGTCGAGTCTCCCTTCTGTGTCCCATCGTCTAAGAGTTGAGATTGAAACCCCGTAGTGGTCGGCTGCCTCTTTGGGCGTGACATATTTTTTGATGGCCTCTAAACCTTACTGAATCTACGTTAGGACGTTTAGAGAAGATTAGCAAGGTAAGATAAGATATTAGGCTATTAGTTGCACCTCCATCCTGGAACGACTGAAGACTATGACACGAAACATTATCCGTACACCCAATGCCCCAGCACCTGTAGGACCATACAATCAAGCGATCGCAGTCAGCGGTCAAATG includes:
- a CDS encoding RNA-guided endonuclease InsQ/TnpB family protein, whose translation is MKLTPNSVKKIRVFPSKELHKVWKTWLNAYRWIYNWSIATIKNGYQGSAYDLQKLARKADRPEWVKTLPGHQLQEAVADAIDAVKQALANKGFAKFKSCRQTRQVIKFKAGNFQKGCWYPTKVKGLSFRSPQGFPDQCIYGTQLVWIKGKWYGIFPEYIEPTPTKQDQVIALDPGIRRFLTGFDGRNYIEIGCGDMGRIQRLCQHLDRLISRIDLSSAKRQRREMRKAAHRLRQKIQDLIKDCHNKSASFLVSNYKLIFLPTFDTSEMVVKSARKLHKKTARNLLTWSHYKFRQHLIQMADRHDVKVILVNESYTSKTCPECGHIHERLGGNKKFQCPKCGFSLPRDWNGARNIMIRALSASAFRWL
- a CDS encoding IS607 family transposase gives rise to the protein MKKYVTPKEAADHYGVSISTLRRWDTEGRLDSIRTQSKQRRFGVEGADPQDQPTLCYARVSKHSQRDDLDRQAEFLRSKYPNPEVITEVGSRLNFKRRKSLKILERIYSADICALVVAYPDRAVRFGFPLLEWLCQQGGIKLVVLNERKLSPEQELVEDIKSCLHCFCARLYGLRKYQKQVSKAIQEQTSEPNSEVDTQQCQENQGVSI